The Thomasclavelia ramosa DSM 1402 genome includes a region encoding these proteins:
- the dxs gene encoding 1-deoxy-D-xylulose-5-phosphate synthase codes for MDLEKITDPSFLKELDIRQLNQLADDIRKFLINNISKTGGHLSSNLGVVELSIALHYVFNSPKDKIFFDVGHQSYVHKILTGRAGQFSTLRQYKGLSGFQKRCESEHDPWEAGHSSTALSGALGMAVARDLNHENYHILPVIGDAAMVGGESLEALNHLGSINNKVIIILNDNQMAIGKSVGGFGDFLSSIRISGTYNNLKEDYRNITSHNKIGKMIFNVSKRVKDFVKHGLIDDTIFEDFGVDYLGPVNGHDFDDLIRVLNLAKSAKTSVVVHVVTKKGRGYKYAENDIAGKWHGIAPFNIEDGTMKGAGTSSKISWSKMVADHIERQMKSDQDIVAITPAMIHGSAMDNIFMHYPERSFDVGIAEEHALTFTAGLAISQKKPFISIYSSFLQRAYDQINHDIARMDLGCLICVDRCGFVGADGPTHHGVFDLGILTPLPNVIICTPSNSYDAKRFINTYLKNNDHPYILRIPRGDIEDMNVGDELLTIGKWQVVNRKDYDVTIICYGQNVNLIREFFKDKEIKVRIIDALFIKPMDEDMLNEIIDEKPLIVYETELKTGSLASNIAYYYSQNNILKRIHSFGVDDHYSVQGTVAQILQDEGLDMDTFYQKVKEILNEEGKN; via the coding sequence ATGGATCTAGAAAAAATTACAGATCCCTCTTTTTTAAAAGAGCTGGATATTAGACAATTGAATCAATTAGCCGATGATATCCGCAAATTTTTGATTAATAATATTTCAAAAACGGGAGGACATCTTTCGAGTAACTTAGGAGTTGTAGAATTGAGCATTGCACTGCATTATGTTTTTAATTCCCCTAAAGATAAAATTTTCTTTGATGTAGGACACCAGTCTTATGTTCATAAAATTTTAACGGGACGTGCTGGTCAATTTTCTACACTACGCCAATATAAGGGACTTTCAGGCTTTCAAAAGCGTTGTGAAAGTGAACATGACCCTTGGGAAGCTGGTCATTCCTCAACTGCATTAAGCGGGGCCTTGGGAATGGCAGTAGCAAGAGACTTGAATCATGAAAATTATCATATTTTACCTGTGATTGGCGATGCTGCAATGGTTGGGGGTGAATCTTTAGAAGCATTAAATCATCTTGGCTCAATTAATAATAAAGTGATTATTATTTTAAATGACAACCAAATGGCAATTGGTAAAAGTGTTGGTGGTTTTGGTGATTTTTTATCTTCAATAAGAATTAGTGGTACATATAATAATTTAAAAGAGGATTATCGCAATATTACTTCGCACAATAAAATAGGTAAGATGATTTTTAATGTTTCCAAACGAGTTAAAGATTTTGTTAAGCATGGATTGATTGATGATACAATTTTTGAAGATTTTGGGGTTGATTATCTGGGTCCGGTAAATGGTCATGATTTTGATGATCTAATTAGGGTTTTAAATTTAGCTAAAAGTGCAAAAACTAGTGTTGTAGTTCACGTGGTTACGAAAAAAGGGCGTGGCTATAAATACGCCGAAAATGATATTGCCGGTAAATGGCATGGGATTGCCCCATTCAATATTGAAGACGGAACTATGAAAGGTGCGGGAACTAGTTCGAAAATAAGTTGGTCAAAAATGGTTGCTGATCATATTGAAAGGCAGATGAAATCAGATCAGGATATTGTTGCTATTACCCCTGCCATGATTCATGGTTCTGCAATGGATAATATTTTTATGCATTATCCTGAGCGAAGTTTTGATGTTGGAATTGCTGAAGAGCATGCTTTGACTTTTACAGCAGGGTTAGCAATTTCTCAAAAAAAGCCATTTATTTCTATCTATTCTTCATTTTTACAACGTGCATATGATCAAATAAATCATGATATTGCAAGAATGGATCTGGGCTGCTTGATTTGTGTTGATCGCTGTGGATTTGTTGGAGCAGACGGACCTACACATCATGGTGTTTTTGATTTAGGAATATTAACACCTCTGCCAAATGTAATAATTTGTACTCCAAGTAATAGTTATGATGCTAAACGCTTTATTAACACATATTTAAAGAATAACGATCATCCTTACATTTTAAGAATCCCTCGAGGCGATATTGAAGATATGAATGTAGGTGATGAGCTTTTAACTATTGGTAAATGGCAAGTTGTAAATCGAAAAGATTACGATGTAACAATTATTTGTTATGGTCAAAACGTTAACTTGATTCGTGAATTTTTTAAAGATAAAGAGATAAAAGTTAGAATTATTGATGCTTTATTTATTAAACCTATGGATGAAGATATGTTAAATGAAATTATTGATGAAAAACCGTTGATTGTTTATGAAACAGAATTAAAAACTGGTTCTTTAGCTAGTAATATTGCTTATTATTATAGCCAAAATAATATTTTAAAACGGATTCATAGTTTTGGAGTAGATGACCACTATTCTGTTCAAGGAACAGTTGCACAAATTTTACAAGATGAGGGTTTAGATATGGATACTTTTTATCAAAAAGTTAAGGAGATACTAAATGAAGAAGGAAAGAATTGA
- the xseB gene encoding exodeoxyribonuclease VII small subunit, with product MDNITFEQAMSRLEEIIAALENNQISLEKSVDLFQEGIKLSKICSDKLARIEDKVAKILVDGKLEDLKIEE from the coding sequence ATGGACAATATAACATTTGAACAAGCAATGAGTCGCTTAGAAGAAATTATTGCGGCTCTCGAAAATAACCAAATATCACTTGAAAAAAGTGTAGATTTATTTCAAGAGGGAATAAAACTATCAAAGATTTGTAGTGATAAGTTAGCTAGAATTGAAGATAAAGTAGCAAAAATCTTAGTGGATGGAAAGTTAGAAGATCTAAAAATCGAGGAATAA
- the nusB gene encoding transcription antitermination factor NusB yields the protein MKKYRKKIIREKAVIATYQKLLVDTNEDEIREYLNSDKDLSSNQDDFDYCFMFIISIASNIERYKAEVAKYLKPGWTLDRLSKMELAILLVGCYELLETEQSKEVIINEAVELSKKYCDSDAYKFINGLLNRIK from the coding sequence ATGAAAAAATATAGAAAAAAAATAATTAGAGAAAAAGCAGTAATTGCAACTTATCAAAAACTGCTAGTAGATACAAATGAAGATGAGATTCGTGAATATTTAAACAGTGATAAGGATTTATCTAGCAATCAAGATGATTTTGATTATTGTTTTATGTTTATTATAAGTATTGCTAGTAACATTGAACGTTATAAAGCTGAAGTTGCTAAATATTTAAAACCCGGATGGACGTTAGATAGATTATCAAAAATGGAACTTGCAATTTTATTAGTTGGATGTTATGAACTTTTAGAAACTGAACAAAGTAAAGAAGTAATCATTAATGAAGCGGTTGAATTATCAAAAAAATATTGTGATAGTGATGCTTATAAATTCATTAATGGATTACTTAATAGGATTAAATAG
- a CDS encoding SpoIIIAH-like family protein gives MNRQAITFLTLFSLILVLSIYYILLPPEGEASEVSVNNEELSQIEVLQQNLEKERADLISENNAIIASSDSDSNKIAAALANISEAKETAALEAKITKIINDAGFKNAFVEVENKTIKVVIDKKEASSSDANSIIKTVMEKTKNEYQVEVKFISET, from the coding sequence ATGAATAGACAAGCCATTACTTTTTTAACCCTATTTAGTCTAATTTTGGTACTTTCAATTTACTATATTCTTCTACCACCTGAAGGTGAAGCCAGTGAAGTATCTGTTAATAATGAAGAATTATCGCAAATTGAAGTATTACAACAAAATTTAGAAAAAGAAAGAGCAGATTTAATTAGTGAAAATAATGCAATTATTGCATCAAGTGATAGCGATAGTAATAAAATCGCTGCTGCTTTGGCTAATATTAGTGAAGCTAAAGAAACTGCTGCTTTAGAAGCAAAAATTACAAAGATAATTAATGATGCTGGTTTTAAGAATGCATTTGTTGAGGTTGAGAATAAAACGATTAAAGTAGTTATTGATAAAAAGGAAGCAAGTAGTAGTGATGCTAACAGTATTATTAAAACAGTTATGGAAAAGACTAAAAATGAGTATCAAGTTGAAGTCAAGTTTATCAGTGAGACTTGA
- the xseA gene encoding exodeoxyribonuclease VII large subunit, translating to MEKRYLTVSALNRYLKAKIDSDSQLQRILIKGEVSNFKHHSSGHFYFTLKDEHSRINAVMFSSKASKVPFDLTNGMKVLVQASVSVYDVAGTYQLYVDTIEQDGLGNLFLKYEQLKKQLASEGLFNPENKLVIPKFPSKIAVLSAYPSAALADIIRTIHLRFPVVRVIVFPIPVQGKDAYLEIIRTLRYVDTLGFSEIIIARGGGSLEDLWNFNEEGLARAIYQCKTPIISGVGHEVDFTICDFVADYRAATPTAAAIKATPDLFELQQAVDNIKYTLNNLMKQKIILNKENLNRLKSFYLFKNPQKMFEDKTAKIDYLYDQLNNVFNHDLIEKQNKASNLIQTFNHQANLFTLNQRNRLDTINRTMSLEIKRKLQHNQEKFYYSLSKLNTLSPLKTLERGYAIVLKEDHVISSVDDLNSGDKIELKLHNGIKKAIIE from the coding sequence GTGGAAAAACGATATCTGACGGTTAGTGCACTTAATCGTTATTTAAAAGCTAAAATTGATTCTGATAGTCAATTACAGCGAATCTTAATCAAAGGTGAGGTTTCTAATTTTAAACATCATAGTTCAGGACATTTTTATTTTACGCTAAAAGATGAGCATTCAAGAATAAATGCAGTAATGTTCTCTTCAAAAGCTAGTAAAGTTCCTTTTGATTTGACCAATGGGATGAAAGTACTTGTTCAAGCTAGTGTGTCAGTATATGATGTAGCAGGCACCTATCAATTGTATGTTGATACAATTGAACAAGATGGATTAGGAAATTTATTTTTAAAATATGAACAATTAAAAAAGCAGTTAGCTAGCGAAGGTTTATTTAACCCTGAAAATAAATTAGTAATTCCTAAATTTCCTAGTAAGATTGCAGTTTTGTCAGCCTATCCTAGTGCTGCTCTTGCTGATATTATTAGAACCATTCACTTGCGTTTTCCTGTCGTTCGTGTAATCGTATTTCCAATTCCAGTCCAGGGTAAGGATGCATATTTGGAAATAATTAGAACACTTAGATATGTTGATACACTAGGATTTAGTGAAATTATTATTGCAAGAGGCGGAGGTTCATTAGAAGACTTATGGAACTTCAACGAGGAAGGATTAGCTCGAGCAATTTATCAATGTAAGACACCTATTATTAGCGGTGTTGGTCATGAAGTTGATTTTACTATTTGTGATTTTGTTGCAGATTATCGTGCTGCAACACCAACGGCTGCGGCAATTAAAGCAACACCGGACTTATTTGAATTACAGCAGGCTGTAGACAATATAAAATATACTTTAAATAATTTAATGAAACAAAAAATTATATTAAATAAAGAAAATTTAAATCGATTAAAGTCATTCTATTTATTTAAAAATCCTCAAAAAATGTTTGAAGATAAGACGGCTAAAATTGATTATTTATATGATCAATTAAATAATGTTTTTAACCATGATTTGATTGAAAAACAAAACAAAGCAAGCAATTTAATACAAACTTTTAATCATCAAGCCAATTTATTTACACTAAATCAGCGAAATCGTTTAGATACAATTAATCGAACGATGAGTCTTGAGATTAAACGTAAATTACAACATAATCAAGAAAAGTTTTATTATTCATTATCAAAATTAAATACTTTATCACCCCTTAAAACATTAGAACGTGGTTATGCAATTGTTTTAAAAGAAGATCATGTTATTTCATCAGTTGATGATTTAAATAGTGGTGATAAAATTGAATTAAAATTACATAATGGCATTAAAAAGGCCATTATAGAATAG
- a CDS encoding Asp23/Gls24 family envelope stress response protein, with amino-acid sequence MSQEYYSVEKESNLGALNIGLSVFQAIVVKAVESVDGVQFEGNMIPMPGSGPVRTNINKNNQVIIDVDVLIDYGLNVASVTSALQNKIAQSCFEMTGIKNVKVNIEVKGINF; translated from the coding sequence ATGAGTCAAGAATATTATTCAGTAGAAAAAGAATCTAATTTAGGAGCTTTAAATATTGGTTTGAGCGTTTTTCAAGCTATAGTTGTAAAAGCAGTTGAGTCAGTTGATGGTGTTCAATTTGAAGGAAATATGATCCCAATGCCTGGAAGTGGGCCAGTTAGAACAAATATTAATAAAAATAACCAAGTAATTATTGATGTTGATGTACTAATTGATTATGGATTGAATGTTGCATCAGTGACTAGTGCCTTACAAAATAAAATAGCTCAAAGCTGTTTTGAAATGACAGGAATCAAAAATGTTAAAGTAAATATTGAAGTTAAAGGAATTAATTTTTAA
- a CDS encoding polyprenyl synthetase family protein, with protein MENLIEQINERLLEIIEEFGDSKVKEAMKYSLMAGGKRIRPVMMLQVIRSYDKNYQDYLDIACAIEMIHTYSLIHDDLPGMDNDDLRRGRLTCHKQFDEATAILAGDALLNEAVNVIIKTKVPDELKISLLATLYQASGINGMILGQALDMEYETKLATRDQLDLIHHHKTGDLISAAMKMGALIANPDDQKTWVEIGYKIGLAFQIQDDVLDVVGDSSLLGKKVGSDQVNHKSTYVTLMGVEQSQMIVEQYFKEAMELIYKLKINHGLILEIMEKLKKRVK; from the coding sequence ATGGAAAATTTAATTGAACAAATTAATGAACGATTATTAGAAATCATTGAGGAATTTGGCGATTCTAAAGTTAAAGAAGCCATGAAATATTCTTTGATGGCCGGTGGAAAAAGGATTCGTCCGGTAATGATGCTGCAGGTGATTCGTAGTTATGATAAAAATTACCAAGATTATCTAGATATTGCTTGTGCAATTGAGATGATACATACGTATTCATTGATTCATGATGATTTACCAGGTATGGATAATGATGATTTAAGACGTGGGCGACTAACTTGTCATAAACAATTTGATGAAGCAACTGCCATTTTAGCTGGCGATGCATTATTGAATGAAGCTGTTAATGTAATTATTAAAACAAAAGTTCCTGATGAATTAAAAATCTCGTTGTTAGCAACTTTATATCAAGCCAGCGGTATTAACGGAATGATTTTAGGGCAAGCATTGGATATGGAATACGAAACTAAATTGGCTACTCGTGATCAGTTAGATTTGATTCATCACCATAAAACAGGAGACTTAATCAGTGCAGCGATGAAAATGGGAGCGTTAATTGCTAATCCCGATGACCAAAAAACATGGGTAGAAATCGGTTATAAGATTGGTTTAGCTTTTCAAATTCAAGATGATGTTTTAGATGTAGTTGGTGATAGTAGTTTATTAGGAAAAAAAGTTGGTAGTGATCAAGTAAATCATAAATCTACATATGTAACTTTGATGGGAGTAGAACAATCTCAAATGATTGTTGAGCAATATTTTAAAGAAGCAATGGAATTAATTTATAAATTAAAGATTAATCATGGATTAATTCTAGAAATAATGGAAAAATTAAAGAAAAGAGTGAAATAA